AGAGGAATATAATACACTTAAGCCTTTGACTTTCAgatgttttcttataatttcctTTATCAAGCTGAACGCAGAGGTCTAAGTAGACAGTTTCCCTTTAAAGAAAGATCTCAACAGGAAAACAATGATCAAATTAACGAAACATTATCTTTAACTCATTTCAGTGCTGAAAGCTAGTTTCATAAGCATAATGCATCATGAAATCAAAGCCACCAGCAATATAGAGTTAAAAgactaaaaaacaatacaaaacaagcaacaacaacaaaaaaaaccaaggaGTAAAACCAAGTGTAAGTTAAAAACattggatttaaaaacaaaatacgtCGCATTCTTAGATGAGAGTTTTTACCTTCTTCCTGCCAactgatacttttaaaaaaaaattagaactttgtcatttctttattcatttggcAGCAAAACTTCctacatatgtaaaaatgtatgTGAATGTGTCCCAAGACAACAGAGAACAGCTGCATTGGATGGACCTGCAAGTCTGTGGTGTTGGAATGCCTGTACGGGAACTCTTTCTGATATTCGCATCCGAGAGTGAAACAtgatgcactttttaaaaatgtatacttagGCCTTTATAAAGAATCAAATTGCGAGCACTCTGAGCAATACGCTTGTCCCTAAGAAACCTTTTAACTCCATGTCTTTGGTGAGGGGTGACCATTGGGTCTGCAGTTCTCTGGAATATGAAAGGTCATTGCTAGGGACCAAACAGCTTTCTGATCCCACTAAAATGTAAGACTCAAATTTTGGTGGAATAAAAAGTGTATATTTGGTATTAAGTAGGGCACGTCTGAATGCTCTAAAGATGGCATGCTGGACATACCACATAAAAGGGCTAGTGTCAAGTGTCCCATTTATTTGTCATCATTTCTACTTTTGAATTTACTCATTCCACATGTGTTTAAGTGCAGATTAATCATTTGAAAAAGAACTCCATAAATGGAAAGGATTCCTAAGCTTATCATAAAAGGTGTTGCCAGAAAAGTAATTAGAGCCATTACTtgtaaataaacaattttattgttCATCTTCACATATGTGAGAGACATCACTACAGCATCCATTAATCTCGAGTTACAAAGTTatgaaacaagattttaaaacttaaattaattaTCTTGATAAGGTGCTTAACTTCTAAACAAGgacaaattaacattttaaaaaacttactgAATTATGCATCTAATGCAAGTTTTATCCAAAAGTAGATATAACATGACAGTTCCCTAATACAATTAAGTAATCTATAATAATTTGAGAATTGGGGGTTAAGACCACagagtttgaatttttattaatgtaaataaaataaatccattatTAGCACAATAAATTTTGGCTGTAGGCCAGTTAAAGATCTATGTCATGAGTGACATTATTTTACTCAGTAGGACAACAGAGGTTAGTGACAATCAATACCTCTCCTTTAAGTCTATTGTTGACACCAATTGAGATGTAATAAGAGTTTTATGACTCGGCTTTTTAACTTTGAAGCAGGGCAAACagcataaaaattaagaattttgtttcaaaacattttcacattgAAATCAACCTGAATACAAATAAAGAATGAGGGAACAGCATTATGTTCcttaaaaacctaaaataatttacaaaattttcATTAATGATTACTGGTCTCTTTGTTACAAAACTGGCAAGGactctaaaatttttttaaatcatgcaaacagaaacagCCGAGTtactcaatttttctcttttttttaaactcaatttCAGAATGTTGTTTTCTGTACTTCTCTCAGAAATAGGCACTGCCCTCCATACTAACCTCCACATATAGTAAATAATTTTCACAATCACATTCTTCTCAGCAGGATTGTATGTCATGAAAGATTGACATTGTAATGaattttccagaaacattttattaCCCAAGTCCCTGATTTATTGCATTCTGAGAATACCATAAACAGTggtgaaaatacaaaatactgtTATATCTGGGACGTTGAATATAGTAATACACAGTaaaaaaagtcacttaaaatTTGGTTGATATACTGACAATAACGGCAAAGACTTAACCGTTTCATGATCACAGAAAATCAGAAGGTATGATTTGCTAACATATGAATCAATTTAAAAGACCGTTGATTTAATACAACATTAATGGAGGCACCAAAACAATGCACTGTAATCAAATCAGGCCTAAAATTACCCTGAAAAACTCAATACAATATCAATTTGGACTATTTTTTAAACGCATATAGGTAAGAGCAAAAGATACtcattttaaagtcttctttATTAGgctactaataaaaaaaattaaaataatacaaaatggatATGTTAGAACTACATTAAGGCTCAGATTTTAAAACAGGAGAACCAAGGAAATCCAGTTATGGCTATTACTGTGTTCTTATCATCTTACAGTGCCCAAGAAGTTAAGCCCTTAGAGAATGTAAAAGCATGCACAGTTCATTATGTACAGGTATCGTGGGAATCTGAAGGTAGCCAAGGCAAAATCTAGCAACTGCAACCTTCACTTTTAAATTCCTCTATTAGGTGGTTTAAAGACAGACCcttaatagttttttaaaattctctcttttttgtagttattaaaatatacatccTAGCAAAAATGTATGGCTCATTGATCAATTCATAAAACACATAGTCAGTCTAACAACACCAATTGTTACAATATAAAAGAAACTTCTTACAAAAGAAGCTTTATTAGATGTCAAAAACCCTGTTTGAACTCACAAATGAAAAGTATTTGTGTAAGGGTCTTTTTTGTAAGCTAGTCAAAGGTGATCCGGCTGGAAGCTTATACCCTGGGGTGCCTGTCTCCAGTCCATCAAATGTTGGAGACAATGGCTATGCCAGTCTATTGAAAATAAACACTAATGAATTCTGTAGTTTGTATACCTTGGAGAAGGCCGAGTTAAAAATATACCATCCATTAATTAGCTTCCTATTCCCATATCTGAGCAAAAGGGCAATTTCAATTACGTGGATATTATAGCTCCACGATCATTCCAGTTGGgaaccttgaaaaaaatcaaatgctacCATTTCATAcctgctccagcactggagccGTTTCACTGTAGTCTTCCTTTTTTTCAGCACCATCCACCCCAACAGCTTTGGATGCCAACAAACCTTGAGAAAAATTGTACAGAAATTgcttattagaaaaaatattgactTTCACCCTAATGAACTTCACAAAATTTTAGCAGTTGAAAtcccatactttttaaaatataggaagaaaatattctcaaaagtACAAACACCCTTAACAATGACTCAAGAGACTGCATTAGAATTTGAAGGTTACTTGCTTTAATATTACTCCTAAAGATATTCTTAAAACACCACAGACAATCACATTTAttctgtaaaaattttaaattctacgGCTTAATGTCCAGAAACCTAATGTTACTTAGATTGTTAGTACTCTTAATATGGGCTTTGtttatataactgaaatgaaatatgaaattaagATATGAGAAATCCTTCCAAATATCTAGAATGTAAAAtaagactttttgttgttgtagtaaCTAAAAAATAGTCccaatttttaatttcacttggATTTTTTGACCTAAGCTTTACGGGTTTCACTCTATACCCagctgtattttatctttttacaaaagtgatgaaaacacTGATGGAGCCATTTTTTGTTAATGTGAAAAAAAGTATGGGTCTTTCCTACAACACTGGAACTTAACAGCATAGCCCAATTCTACAAATGATGAAATATAAACGGGAGTTCCCATTTTCTCCAATGTATACATACCACTAATTCTCAATTTTAGAAGGCAGAATATTTTATCTGGAGTAAATATAATTAACTTTACAAGACATTAAATCTCtgctttaatttataaattaaaggcATTTACGTGGTCAAGAGTCTTTGCTAAGCGCCTGACAAGTACCTTCAACGAGGCCAAGTTTATAACCCTTGTgtaataacaaatatttgcttttgcTTATGGCCACTGGGTACGCAGTCACCAAAAATCATTTTTGTGTCATTTCAAAGCTGGCACACACCACCACTGCTTCAACGGAAGCATGTTTAACAACTGACAACATAACAGTATACTTACTACAGCAATGACACCACCTATATTACTGAAGCTGTCTACAGCAcatttaacaagagaaaaaaaatgtgccaaGGGTCACATAACTTCAAGCTACTGACATGGCAATATCTCTTGACTGTTTCAGAAAACTATCTCAAAGATGGTAAGTAATCTAAGTAGGGATTCAAATACGTAGTAAAATTGTATTCTTAAAGTAATACTATAGCCAAGTGTCAAATTAGGCAAAAAGCCCCTTTCCTTTATTGGAAAGCTGAATATCTAGCACTCagaattgtaatttaaaatagaaaaggcatAATGTAAAATCATGATGTGGATACATCAATGATTGGTATTAAAGTTGGTATATTTGGTCCAGTTTGAGATAACAATCTACCTAGTTTGTTCAAGTCTCATATAATATCAAGTATAGATTTAAGTGGGGGGGaatgatatataaataattttacaaaatagtCTATAAACCATAAATTCAATCCTTATTAACttctgaacatatttttatgtgactGAAAAAGATGTAGAaagatatatttaacatttaaaaccaCATTCACTAGGCTTTTCTTCTCTAGCTAATATTTTTGAGAATCAATACtactaaaattgaaagaaaaataattagggAATCAAGTTCTTTTGTAGGAAAAAGTAGAGGTTCTACTTCTAAGGGTTAATCAAACAGGACAAATATCTGCTATTCAatctattaaattatattttacattttgttttccttcatataCGTAgtggaaatactttttaaaatctcatcaaTAGATGGAATAGACCACAAACGGTAAGATTAAGAACAAGGTactacaagttttaaaaaacataattcagCCATACTCTGTGAATTTAAACTAGGATATTACAGACCCATTTAATTAAAAGCAACTTCCACTTAATggtttgtaaaggaaaaaataaagctttctaatattcttataaaaagtaatgggatatttaataaaaactacTTAAAGTTACATTAGAAAATACAATAGTTGGCATCTAGAGAATTCAAAAGCCTCAAATACGATCGATAAAAAGATTTTCGTACTCCATTTTACAAGAGTtaccaaatataaaaaaacaaaaggggacaaaaaataaaatgtccttgAGGATTCTGACTACTTCTGCCTTACGAGGCAGTTAAAAATCTGTTATCTTGACCTGCTAATGTTCTGGGGAAAAGTGCATATGCTTAGAAAATTAGAATTggaagtaaataaatacaaatgaaattatttttagttaattgCAAACACGTCATCAATATATTACTGACAGGTCCTCCTCCAGAAGAATGTTTCTAAGAGTGATTATCTTAACAAAATGCTTTGTGcagttttaagaaattatttaaatatcagGTCAAAGTAGAATGTCAAATATTCATGAGTCCCACCCACAAAGTTACCATTTCTCAATATCCTACTTCAGCTATAAAATACATAGCAGGTCTCTCTCGCTACCGATAAGAATAGACAGAACAGAGGCCAGAGCACCCTGGAGTAGCAAGGGGAAGTAGAAAGAGCAAAGCGTTTACATTTGGGGCGTACGTTTCATCCAGGGATTCCAAAACACAGTATTCTTACTGAGATTAAGAATCAAATATTGTTGCTATTACCAATAGCACATTACTGGCCAAGTCAAACTTCCAGGTGTAGATTATCTTTAAAAGGCCTGAAGCTGCACAAACGTCTCGAGCTGGCTGACCTTCCAGGAACTCCTAGAACTATTAGAAACAGACCACGCACCAGCTGCTGATGCTCTTCCTCCTATGCTCTCTAcaacctgtattttaaaatcgACTCAGATTTGCTTGCAGTTTGCTGGCTACTTTGTCCCACAGTATGGACTCCTGATTCTCTCTGTAAAATTATCTATTATAAATTGATATGCATAAAGTATGTAACTATCAGTAAGGTAcattacataatgaaaaataagactCTGGAATAACATACATGTACTTTGCAGCTACAATTCCAATGTCTGCTTATTTGGAAACTGATGAAAAAACTCATCCCATACCATTTCCTATGTAGAAATCAGGTTTAGAACCTCTGTAGGATATGTATATGGGAAGAAAGagagtgaataaaataaacacattaattaaATTTTTCCAGTGGTTGGTCCACTTATTTCCAGCTATAACTACTTAGGAAATAAATCGAGTGGGGGAAATACATCAGAGCAGGCTGAGATGCTGCCATAATCACAGCCCTATGCTTCTCAGCAGCAAAGGGACAAAAAGACACGTATAAGTGAgcttgataaatttaaaaagcaccatAATTCCATaatgaaatttctattttatattagttctcATCTGTTTTTATGGTCTGCAAACGAAATTTACTGTACAGAGGTAGGCTTAAGTTTCATCCATCGAAGACAATCTTATcatgtctgttgtctttttgcatatAATTGTAACATGAAATCAGAAATAGATGCAGAGAGACGAACGATTAACAGGATTATCATACATTTAAATCTTTTGAGTAAATCAAAGGAAAAATTCGTAACGGTTTCACATTCGTAAAATCGTATGCTTTTCCATTGCTGTCAAACTATCACGTGCTCACTTCAGAGTCACAAAAGGAGGTGAAGACAACGTCCCTCCAGAGAAGGCACCGGGTGTTACTAAGCAACCAGTATTAGAACTTCCGTGAGGCACATGGTAAAATGGTTCTTTCCCCTGCTACTGCCTTTTCGAGGCCATGCGAAGATAATGCATCACTGTGGACtgagctgttttctttttctacttctttaaatgTTGAGCTTGAATTTCTCAAAAGACACACGTAAGAGTATATTGACTGAAACTAAAACAAGGTTATCCAGACTGCAGGGAAAACCAGGATGCTAGTAAGCTGGTAGCTGTATCATGTCCGTGTCTCTTCCATCTTCCTCAATTTTGGCTCCTCCCCTCCAACTGTGCTGTTTCAATCTTGGTGTCCCAGGCGTTAGAAGTACTATTCCACTTCTGCCGCAGTACAGGGCACTAGGCTCCATTATCCTAAGGCAAAACTGCAGTCTCCAGTCGCCATCATAACAATCACCTGGGTAAGATTTTGGCTGTCTCCAAAGCTAACAGTTTCTATGGAAAAGGTGGAATGGGTGAGCTGATTTGAAGTATTTCCTGTCTTGGGACCAAATATATCTTTTATCAGAGAAAGGCACAAAAACAATATTAACAAATGGAAAGACTAGGAAGTCTCACCTATTGAAACCAATAATAATCACTTAGGTGAATAGTGTGATACAACAGTGGTTCTACAGAACCCTCAGCTATAGAGTCATTTTTCAGTGGGCTTCCAATCTtcagaaaatggacaaaatgtttaatttacatttattcttgAATCTGacaataaaaccaaaaccaacctTCCAATTGTTTAAAAGAATGCCAACAAAGGTTTGTACAGCTTTATTAGGCCAAAGGCACTAAAAACCATTGTGTCCTTAAAATAAGAACATATGACTGAATAAAGTATCTTAACTGCCCTTTTAACATGTACTCAGAAAAATTATGTATCTTCACGATTTCTTTTAAAGATTAGAACCAGGCTGAATAGACATAGGAAGTGACGGGGCCTAGTATTACTGGCCCCAATTCTAATCCTTAAAACCCCTTCTTCAAGGAGACTTAACCCGGCAAGGGTTTTCAGTGCTTTTCATCATCCTAGCACTTACTTCCAAAATTACCACAAAGCACAAAGAAATACAACCAGATTCTAAAGACCAACGTGAAGATAAGgatagaagttttaaaaacatatagaagTACTTCTACATTGAGAATTAACAGCTTCGGTGTTCATCTTTCCAACCATATATGGAACCATCCTTAATGAGACTGGTCAAGAGTAAGAATGTATAATATTTAGAACCTCTGACATTACATCACCACAGGTTGATAAAAGCAGACAATTCAATTCTTGTAGAAACTACCGCTGCCACCGAGGTGATTTAAAAACTATgggattttataaaatttgatcctatgaatcctcacaacatccctgtgaggtaggtagaaGATGTgtgatatttttcacatttcacaaCACAAAAAGCTAACAGCGTTGAAAGATGCTGActttgaaaaatcataaaaaaactCTCTTATTAACCAGTTATGCTAcaacaaaagacacattttgctttattaaaaagaaGCAACCCTAAAATCAACcctccattcccccaccccaaaagaaTCATTGTAGTTTACCAGTAATCTTGTTAAGTCGAGCTCTCTTTGCCTGAAATGAGTTGCcttgattatttttcctcttgttggATAATGTGCTCTCTGGCTGTGGAAAGACCATCTTTGGAACGTTCTCTACATGAAGTCCTACTTTTAATAGAACACATATATGAGAGTTTATATAAAATCAAAACTTAAAACAcatgaaagttttttaaaatagcaaaatagtaAAAATGCTTTGCACTTAAATTCTTTTAATCTAGTACTTGACATAGAGCTTAAAAAAACACCAATCTCTCCAGACTGGTATATTAGGAATGAAAACTACTAAGCAGTTATctttcaggaaagaaaagcaggaagacaATGACTTACTGCTTTTTccatactatatattatatattgaattACATGcagaagcatttaaaaagttcaagaaaaaaacattaaaaaaaacaacaacaacaacaacaaaacccaaaaaacctaGTACCAGTAAGTTACAAATCAAAATCTCAACTCATTTCTATTCAAGAATATTGAGGGCGTCCATTATCAGGTATCCATATTAGACCATTAATTTCAGATCTGTAAAATGCTAAAGAAGTTAACCACCATGTTATGCTAAGGGAAGAGcctaataatttaaatacatgttcAAATTACAGGTAGCCAAGGATCTGACTTATTCATTCCTCACTATGTGAATTTACCACTGCCGTAGGAATGAACGTAAGAACATATTTTGTACCAAATGTGTCACTAGACGTGGGCAggtcttccttcttctccacctCCGGTGTGGCTACAGAAGCTGAAGTTTCCTCCTTCTTTGAAGGAACTTTAAACcattttctctcatctttctctttatctttattGCTGTTAGCGCTGGTTCGAGGTTTGTTCCCTGTTTTATTCTTGGctgcagctgcagcagctgcctTGACTAAAGCTATCCAATCCtccaaaggaaaaacacaaaacatgcgaagcattaaaaattaatcaaaatttcaTTACACTAATGAGTAAAAACATGTATCACATTTTCAAAGCTACTTtcacatgcacacaaatacagAAATCGAATTAACTATATTTACAAGGTAGATTACCAATACCATAGATTACTAAATTGAATCATCTAATGGGTCAGTTGGATTTATAACcttatataaaataggaaaacagtcaataaataaatatccctttaatacattttctcaggaataaaatgtaaaataacagaGGAAACCTATGACAAATATGGAGTACTATATGGCATTCTGCCTTATTAATTTAGGGTTTAAATGCCaagttgcatttcttttctgtactacaaaaaatcataaaataagagaaaaatgtttatgttaCTTTTCCTTATTAGGAAGAATGTACCATCAAAGTATGGTCAATTCCATAAAAAACAAGGTGtgattttattaaactttaaagGTTTTAAAGTTCAGGTACCAATTTATTACAGCAGTTTACTATTACcagtgaaagaagggaaaaaagagctATGTGACTTGGCCCAGGTGAAGTACAGTGTAAGGCTCCAGAGGAATTTCCCTCCCTCTACAACTTCCTGGGGCCGTGTTAGTTACCATTCTTTTGAGGGGcgaatatttctttttcctgtattcATTCTTTTAGTTTGTTGCtaaataatttttactgttttattttgaactaaaaatgcttactataaaaaatatgaaagatgtAAAGAAGTGGTgctaacatttaaattttcacaattgaagtttttttttcttttttaagcaaatATTCGTAATATCTCTACAGAGTTAATCTTCCACTGAGGCTACTAAGCTGTCAAATAGACCGCCAATTCAGATTCAACCCAGATGGGTAAATCCATCAAGTTCTTAGTCCAAGCAACTAAAAACAATTTCACAATATCAAATGCATTTAATTCATGGGTCACATGAACAAAGATGGGTCATTAAGCAATACAGGTTGACGGCTGCTCAGTCTTGAAAATGTATGAAGACAAtaagcacaaaaaaaaaacaagcgaAATCtatgtctctccctctcccccatgaCTGAAATGAACTAAAAACATCATGCCACTGTACCTAacacattcattcaaccaatTTTGAATACCCCACTACCTGTGCTAGGAAGCACGCTAACTACTCATGAGACAACCACTGATAAAAGATGCTGCCTGAAAACCCAAGGAACGCATTGGCTCTGGAGTGACGTCTTTGTTCCTGCCTGGAAAACACCCAGCATCTAGCTTTCCCAGCATTTTAAACTATGTCCCCAGTATGTCTTATTAGAAAGAGAATTATGGCAAAGCTGTGAAATAAAGGTTTGTATTTCtaatttgttaaagaaaaaaacaaatgcaccAGTACTATCCAACCCGTTTTACTTAGACCCACCTCTTTTTTTGGTCTTGCTCATAAGGAATTGATAGGCAAATTAACTATAAGACAATGTGACAGGAGAAATAGTagaggaataaacaaaatagtggggaataaaaaagaaaaagattaattttgACTGAAGTAAAAAGCTAGTGGAAGGCTTCAGTTAAATGATAGATGAGCTGAACTCTGAAGTAGGAATTTGCTAGAGAAAAGGGTAGAGGAAAAGGAGCAAACAGGCACTCCAAACAGAAGGAAAACCTTGTTAAAACCAAGGCATGACAATCAGAGTGCACACGGATGGGAAACGGGTCTGAGGGTCAGAGTAGCTAAAGTATGATGGCCGCAAGTTGAGCCTTCAGAGTGATATTTTAGTAAAGAAAGCACCACCAATGAAAAAGACTTCAAGAGAAACAAGAGTAAGTGCAACCAGACAAGCAAAGAAAAGTGCTAAATTCAGCAGAGATCATATGGTTGCAGAACATTTAACTTTGGGCTCCACACtgtggagaaaattttaaattgttacagAAATGTTGCAAAATGCCAGGGGTAAATCCCATCCCCAGTTGTTTTCCATCtccaataaagagaaaacaaggagACATCAAGATTCAAGTTGTACTTTGTAAAactaaaatcaaatataaaaaagttCTTGATCACATGACTCGTTAATCATGGATCATTGCAGTTGTATAATTAAAGAATTCtcc
Above is a window of Rhinolophus sinicus isolate RSC01 linkage group LG12, ASM3656204v1, whole genome shotgun sequence DNA encoding:
- the PHF20L1 gene encoding PHD finger protein 20-like protein 1 isoform X15 encodes the protein MSKKPPNRPGITFEIGARLEALDYLQKWYPSRIEKIDYEEGKMLVHFERWSHRYDEWIYWDSNRLRPLERPALRKEGLKDEEEFFDFKAGEEVLARWTDCRYYPAKIEAINKEGTFTVQFYDGVIRCLKRMHIKAMPEDAKGQDWIALVKAAAAAAAKNKTGNKPRTSANSNKDKEKDERKWFKVPSKKEETSASVATPEVEKKEDLPTSSDTFGLHVENVPKMVFPQPESTLSNKRKNNQGNSFQAKRARLNKITGLLASKAVGVDGAEKKEDYSETAPVLEQV